A single genomic interval of Porphyromonas sp. oral taxon 275 harbors:
- a CDS encoding pitrilysin family protein produces MKYQTKTLASGLRIILAAEDSPVSYLGIGIAVGSRHESRLQHGLAHGIEHMLFKGTRLRSATQIIQRMEAVGAELNAYTTKEETMLYALFPSAYRQRSLRVLLDIARHSRFPEEEWAKEREVIIDELHSYEDSPSELIFDEFEDQVFHGHPLGHAILGTERSVGRLTTELQRSFFARYYRPERMVLFAQGAFTMEELTAFAEAAYPGEALPYRNSPEQAQPLPELSPRTVIRRKQTSQSHVLIGRSAYSLYHPRRLELSLLANILGGNGMNARLNMELRERRGLVYHVECNYTPYSDTGLFAVYFGSSHRAEAEAIELVLAELERMRQQPLSEQELAAALRQLRGQLLISAESKEQSFLAMGKSFLHLHRYVEDAELQERLGQITTEGLYEVAAELFDTSQFHRLIYR; encoded by the coding sequence ATGAAGTATCAGACTAAGACCCTAGCCTCTGGGCTACGTATCATCCTCGCCGCTGAGGATAGCCCCGTCAGCTACCTCGGGATAGGCATCGCCGTCGGCAGCCGCCACGAGTCCCGCCTGCAGCACGGCCTGGCGCACGGCATCGAGCACATGCTCTTCAAGGGCACGCGCCTACGCTCGGCCACACAGATTATCCAGCGCATGGAGGCGGTGGGTGCAGAGCTCAATGCCTACACGACTAAGGAGGAGACGATGCTCTACGCCCTCTTCCCCTCGGCCTACCGCCAGCGGAGCCTCCGGGTGCTGCTCGACATCGCCCGTCACAGCCGCTTCCCCGAGGAGGAGTGGGCTAAGGAGCGCGAGGTCATCATCGACGAGCTGCACTCCTACGAGGATAGCCCGAGCGAACTGATCTTCGACGAGTTCGAGGACCAGGTCTTCCACGGCCATCCTCTCGGGCACGCTATCCTCGGGACGGAGCGCTCGGTCGGGCGGCTCACGACCGAGCTGCAGCGTAGCTTCTTTGCCCGCTACTACCGCCCCGAGCGTATGGTGCTCTTCGCTCAAGGGGCCTTCACGATGGAGGAGCTCACGGCCTTTGCCGAGGCGGCTTACCCAGGCGAGGCACTCCCCTACCGCAATAGTCCCGAGCAAGCCCAGCCGCTCCCCGAGCTCAGCCCACGGACGGTCATCCGCCGCAAGCAGACCTCCCAGAGCCACGTCCTCATCGGCCGCAGCGCCTACTCCCTCTACCACCCGCGCCGCCTCGAGCTGAGCTTACTGGCGAACATCCTCGGGGGCAACGGCATGAACGCACGCCTCAACATGGAGCTACGCGAGCGCCGTGGCCTCGTCTACCATGTCGAGTGCAACTATACGCCCTACAGCGATACGGGACTCTTCGCCGTGTACTTCGGCTCCTCACACCGTGCCGAGGCCGAGGCTATAGAGCTAGTGCTGGCGGAGCTGGAGCGTATGCGCCAGCAGCCTCTGAGCGAGCAGGAGCTGGCCGCCGCCCTGCGCCAGCTGCGCGGACAGCTGCTCATCAGCGCCGAGAGCAAGGAGCAGAGCTTCCTCGCTATGGGTAAGAGCTTCCTCCACCTGCACCGCTACGTCGAGGATGCCGAACTGCAGGAGCGCCTCGGGCAGATCACGACAGAGGGGCTGTACGAGGTCGCTGCGGAGCTCTTCGACACGAGCCAATTCCACCGCCTCATCTACCGCTAG
- a CDS encoding NYN domain-containing protein, translated as MLKDKQSPLTRIGIFYDGNYFWHVSTFYYQHHERKSRLSVRGLHRFIREQVAHEEGTTEQRCKIVDAHYFRGRLSASEAAKASGDVLYYERLFDDVLNSEGILMHHLPLSRNAKGKKKEKGVDVLFALETYERALKDELDVVVLVAADGDYIPLVRKLHTLGIRVMVIGWELEHLGEGKKDATTYTSSDLLDEATYPILMNNIIDRRGHHNDIRVNDLFVSKGAPEDRPQRESRSKSSYHAPQARQVTESESKELEAQAEQQEGEALSQPQLEAEATEQTELLMTVEQQPEEGQQLELEAQPTEAEAVEEPLTEEQPEQQESSEFAEEHFEPKEPELPLSSSVQEEAKGLLPTELKVLGKIELPEEKAGAQEPAAEPLPGYAEGTIQALKKGFGFIDVGVGENAFFHYKSLVPGLRFDQLIEGDRVEAELHRSEEGKLVASNVALILD; from the coding sequence ATGCTTAAGGATAAGCAATCACCATTGACCCGTATCGGGATTTTCTATGACGGCAACTACTTCTGGCACGTCAGTACCTTTTATTACCAGCATCACGAGCGCAAGAGCCGCCTGAGCGTGCGAGGTCTTCACCGCTTCATCCGCGAGCAGGTAGCTCATGAGGAGGGGACGACGGAGCAGCGCTGCAAGATCGTGGACGCCCATTACTTCCGCGGTCGACTCAGTGCGAGCGAGGCAGCCAAGGCCTCGGGCGATGTCCTCTACTACGAGCGTCTCTTTGACGACGTCCTCAATAGCGAGGGCATCCTGATGCACCACCTGCCTCTGTCGCGCAATGCTAAGGGGAAGAAGAAGGAGAAGGGTGTGGATGTCCTCTTCGCGCTGGAGACCTACGAGCGCGCCCTGAAGGACGAGCTGGACGTCGTCGTCCTGGTGGCTGCCGACGGGGACTACATCCCGCTGGTGCGCAAGCTGCACACCCTCGGGATACGCGTCATGGTCATCGGCTGGGAACTGGAACACCTCGGTGAGGGCAAGAAGGATGCGACGACCTATACCTCCTCGGACCTCCTCGACGAGGCTACCTATCCCATTCTGATGAACAACATCATCGATCGCCGCGGGCACCACAATGACATCCGTGTCAACGACCTCTTCGTCTCTAAGGGAGCCCCCGAGGATCGTCCGCAGCGCGAGTCTCGTAGCAAGTCCAGCTACCATGCTCCGCAGGCACGTCAGGTGACGGAGTCGGAGAGCAAGGAGCTGGAGGCACAGGCCGAGCAGCAGGAGGGTGAGGCTCTGAGCCAGCCCCAGCTGGAGGCCGAGGCTACGGAGCAGACCGAGCTCCTCATGACGGTAGAGCAGCAGCCCGAGGAGGGGCAGCAGCTCGAGCTCGAGGCCCAGCCTACGGAGGCTGAGGCCGTGGAGGAGCCCCTCACCGAAGAGCAGCCCGAGCAGCAGGAGTCTTCCGAGTTCGCCGAGGAGCACTTCGAACCCAAGGAACCTGAGCTCCCGCTGAGCAGCAGTGTGCAGGAGGAGGCCAAGGGACTACTACCTACAGAGCTCAAGGTCCTAGGTAAGATCGAGCTCCCTGAGGAGAAGGCAGGGGCTCAGGAGCCTGCTGCCGAGCCCCTGCCAGGCTATGCCGAGGGGACGATCCAGGCGCTGAAGAAGGGCTTCGGCTTCATCGATGTCGGGGTAGGGGAGAATGCCTTCTTCCACTACAAGAGCCTTGTGCCTGGCCTGCGCTTCGATCAGCTCATCGAGGGCGACCGTGTGGAGGCTGAGCTCCACCGCTCCGAGGAAGGCAAGCTCGTGGCGAGCAACGTGGCGCTCATCCTTGACTAG
- a CDS encoding hydrogen peroxide-inducible genes activator has protein sequence MNLQQLEYIQALDKHRHFGKAADACKVTQPTLSTMIQKLEDELGVKIFDRSHQPIVPTPVGRRILDQAGVILMQAAQMHQVILEEADAVTGTLRLAVLPTIAPYLLPRIMPLLEQEVPELKITFVEMKTSECIEALTLGEVDMALIASRPGVEQLTEHILYYEEFMGYVPRSSELFAEEHIRSSELVGKRHLWLLDEGHCFRDQLTKFCHLKYDPRQQLNYSRGSLETFMHFVEQGQGVTFIPELAVEQLDAARRELVRSFALPRPTRGVTLVTHREFVRHRLVSAIEGIITRSVPQAMLRLRSGQDLV, from the coding sequence ATGAATCTCCAGCAACTCGAGTACATCCAGGCACTAGATAAGCACCGTCACTTCGGTAAGGCGGCCGACGCCTGTAAGGTCACGCAGCCTACCCTCAGCACGATGATACAGAAGCTGGAGGATGAGCTCGGGGTGAAGATCTTCGACCGCAGCCATCAGCCCATCGTACCGACCCCCGTGGGGCGGCGTATCCTCGATCAGGCTGGGGTCATCCTCATGCAGGCGGCCCAGATGCATCAGGTGATCCTTGAGGAGGCCGATGCAGTGACGGGTACGCTGCGCCTGGCGGTGCTCCCGACCATCGCGCCCTATCTGCTGCCACGTATCATGCCGCTGCTGGAGCAGGAGGTGCCCGAGCTCAAGATCACCTTCGTCGAGATGAAGACCAGCGAGTGCATCGAGGCGCTGACGCTCGGGGAGGTGGACATGGCGCTGATCGCCTCGCGTCCCGGGGTGGAGCAGCTGACCGAGCACATCCTCTACTACGAGGAGTTCATGGGCTATGTGCCGAGGAGCTCGGAGCTCTTCGCCGAGGAGCATATACGCAGCTCAGAGCTCGTGGGGAAGCGCCATCTATGGCTGCTGGACGAGGGGCATTGCTTCCGCGACCAGCTGACGAAGTTCTGCCACCTCAAGTACGACCCGCGCCAGCAGCTCAACTATAGCCGCGGTAGCCTCGAGACCTTCATGCACTTCGTCGAGCAGGGGCAGGGCGTGACCTTCATCCCTGAGCTCGCTGTAGAGCAGCTGGACGCTGCGCGCCGTGAGCTGGTACGTAGCTTTGCACTCCCTCGCCCCACGCGTGGGGTCACGCTGGTGACGCACCGCGAGTTCGTCCGCCATCGCCTCGTCTCCGCTATCGAGGGCATCATCACGCGCTCTGTACCGCAGGCGATGCTGCGCCTACGCTCGGGGCAGGACTTAGTTTAG
- the cobA gene encoding uroporphyrinogen-III C-methyltransferase translates to MKKTQVHLVGAGPGDPRLLTRRAYELLSRADIVVYDALVSPEILALIPDRAERIPAGKRAAGHSMHQREINALLVELAEQRGGCIVRLKGGDPFVFGRGGEEMLALRSAGIPYEIVPGISSGLAAPAYFDIPITHRGLSQAFTCITAYTEDEGLPELDWTSLAKLPGTLVFYMGMRQVAKISAALLGAGMSAERPAAILSKGTSPEQQLRSETLGAFAASTEDYSALAPGLFVVGEVLSLAAGRQPKPLEGKRIIVTRAQQQASGLAEGLRAQGAQVRLLPSIEIAERTEARPQLEAVLSDLSRYDWLLFTSPNAVQYFFAALERSGRDARALAGLGLAVVGPMTAETLGHHGLRADFMPSVYTAEGFAADFLAAYPETEGRRQLLFPCSELAQHELSASLEAAGSQVERVELYSNHPIAYRPEELQRCFAGADWLTACSSSAIDHLHSLLEAQGQTALLEGVRLAVLGPQTAKKAQSLGLTTSLIAPEATIPSLVEALCKAAQGGEA, encoded by the coding sequence ATGAAGAAGACCCAAGTACACCTAGTGGGTGCGGGCCCTGGCGACCCGCGTCTCTTGACCCGCCGCGCCTATGAGCTGCTGAGCCGCGCCGATATCGTCGTCTACGATGCCCTTGTCTCGCCCGAGATCCTTGCCCTCATCCCCGATCGGGCAGAGCGTATCCCCGCAGGGAAGCGTGCCGCGGGGCACTCCATGCACCAGCGTGAGATCAACGCCCTGCTGGTGGAGCTGGCCGAGCAGCGCGGCGGCTGTATCGTGCGGCTCAAGGGGGGCGATCCCTTCGTCTTCGGCCGCGGGGGAGAGGAGATGCTCGCCCTACGCAGCGCAGGCATCCCCTACGAGATCGTCCCTGGGATCAGCTCGGGACTGGCGGCGCCTGCCTACTTCGATATCCCTATTACCCATAGAGGGCTGAGCCAAGCCTTCACCTGTATCACGGCCTATACGGAGGATGAGGGCCTGCCCGAGCTCGACTGGACGAGTCTGGCGAAGCTCCCTGGGACGCTCGTCTTCTATATGGGGATGCGTCAGGTGGCGAAGATCTCCGCGGCGCTCCTCGGGGCGGGCATGTCCGCCGAGCGTCCTGCGGCTATCCTCAGCAAGGGTACCAGCCCCGAGCAGCAGCTACGCTCCGAGACGCTGGGGGCCTTTGCCGCCTCGACGGAGGACTATAGCGCCCTCGCCCCGGGGCTCTTCGTCGTGGGCGAAGTCCTGAGCCTCGCCGCGGGGCGACAGCCTAAGCCGCTAGAAGGCAAGCGTATCATCGTGACGCGCGCCCAGCAGCAGGCCTCTGGCCTGGCCGAGGGCCTGCGCGCTCAGGGAGCCCAGGTGCGTCTGCTGCCGAGCATAGAGATCGCTGAGCGCACGGAGGCGCGTCCCCAGCTGGAAGCCGTGCTCTCGGATCTGTCGCGCTACGATTGGCTGCTCTTTACCTCGCCCAACGCGGTGCAGTATTTCTTCGCTGCGCTGGAGCGCTCGGGGCGCGATGCCCGCGCGCTGGCTGGGCTAGGGCTGGCCGTTGTCGGGCCGATGACGGCCGAGACGCTAGGCCATCACGGGCTGCGTGCAGACTTCATGCCGAGCGTCTACACGGCGGAGGGATTCGCTGCGGACTTCCTCGCGGCCTATCCCGAGACTGAGGGGCGCAGGCAGCTACTCTTCCCCTGCTCGGAGCTGGCACAGCATGAGCTCAGCGCGAGCCTTGAGGCCGCGGGCAGTCAGGTAGAGCGTGTGGAGCTGTATTCCAATCATCCCATCGCCTATCGCCCTGAGGAGCTGCAGCGCTGCTTCGCGGGGGCTGACTGGCTGACGGCCTGCTCCTCCTCCGCTATCGATCACCTCCATAGCCTCCTCGAGGCTCAGGGGCAGACGGCACTCCTCGAGGGCGTGCGCCTGGCTGTCCTCGGGCCGCAGACGGCTAAGAAGGCGCAGAGCCTAGGGCTCACGACGAGCCTCATCGCCCCCGAGGCAACGATCCCCTCGCTCGTCGAGGCGCTCTGTAAGGCCGCTCAGGGAGGCGAGGCTTAG
- the hemC gene encoding hydroxymethylbilane synthase, producing MTKPRALILGTRGSQLALQQSMMVREALLAQHPELEIELRVIKTKGDRLQQLALDASGDKGLFTKELEHALRTGKIDLAVHSLKDLPVVPAEGTCIGAILPRAVTVDSLIGAPSFEALPVGALIGTSSRRRAYQLAVHYPQLRTAAIRGNIDTRLAKLESGQYDAILLAEAGLSRLGLEVARQPIPEELIVPAPGQAAIAVHVRQSDEQLLELLRSIHDTVTAEEVGLERRLLQALGGGCALPLGCVCHITGEEAELRVFFASEDGQQHYSERRVLPRSEAESYVLELAERLRKDFAL from the coding sequence ATGACGAAGCCTAGAGCACTCATCCTCGGCACACGCGGCAGTCAGCTCGCCCTACAGCAGAGCATGATGGTGCGTGAGGCCCTCCTCGCACAGCACCCCGAGCTGGAGATCGAGCTACGGGTCATCAAGACTAAGGGCGATCGGCTCCAGCAGCTCGCCCTTGACGCCTCGGGCGACAAGGGGCTCTTCACCAAGGAGCTGGAGCACGCCCTCAGGACGGGGAAGATCGACCTGGCGGTACATAGCCTCAAGGATCTGCCCGTCGTCCCAGCCGAGGGCACCTGCATCGGGGCTATCCTGCCCCGAGCGGTGACGGTGGACAGTCTGATCGGGGCGCCTTCGTTCGAAGCGCTCCCCGTAGGTGCCCTCATCGGTACCTCGAGCCGTCGACGCGCCTACCAGCTGGCCGTACACTACCCCCAGCTACGTACGGCGGCCATACGCGGCAACATAGATACGCGCCTGGCGAAGCTCGAGTCTGGGCAGTACGATGCTATTCTCCTAGCGGAGGCCGGCCTTAGTCGCCTTGGCCTCGAGGTGGCGCGTCAGCCCATCCCCGAGGAGCTCATCGTGCCCGCCCCAGGGCAAGCCGCCATCGCCGTACACGTACGGCAGTCCGACGAGCAGCTGCTGGAGCTCCTCCGATCCATCCACGATACGGTGACGGCAGAGGAGGTCGGCCTCGAGCGCCGACTGCTCCAGGCGCTGGGCGGAGGCTGTGCGCTGCCGCTGGGCTGCGTCTGTCATATTACGGGCGAGGAGGCCGAGCTGCGGGTCTTCTTCGCCAGTGAGGACGGCCAGCAGCACTACAGCGAGCGTCGTGTCCTACCTCGCAGCGAGGCCGAGAGCTATGTGCTGGAGCTCGCCGAGCGACTTAGAAAGGACTTTGCCCTATGA
- the hemA gene encoding glutamyl-tRNA reductase encodes MIGLISINHKTASLSRREQFAFSPEEARYLIDEWRRAGYILGGLVLSTCNRLEVYYDCDEAITREHEERLIRSLYDFKRVRTRGDEGIFVTQQHEAAIRHLFRLSSGLESMVQGETQILGQLKDAFRRAKDQEQTTSFLTRLMHKAFETAKGVRSQYLVSATPISAGAAAVDFLARRDPGYLQRPILILGAGQMAEVITERLQQLGAVHIHLYNRTKERGEVFARRHGLERLFSGDQLREALAGAAVTFVATSSQSPIVTEELLGESSGRRTFFDMAVPRNVDPAIDEDHSIRLYTIDDLRGAQLLEAQDPEAAAALSAYIDTMISEYITWCEASEVRKVIGRIQETSQQLLMRELSRLPSELPEEHRQLVAHWDEHLRITYTTAIVSALRELSEEAGHSRYASALHHIFTHIQDKLHDEA; translated from the coding sequence ATGATAGGCTTAATCAGTATCAACCACAAGACCGCCTCGCTCTCGCGCCGTGAGCAGTTCGCCTTCTCGCCCGAGGAGGCGCGCTACCTCATCGACGAGTGGCGGCGGGCGGGCTACATACTCGGGGGGCTCGTCCTCTCGACCTGCAATCGCCTCGAGGTCTACTACGACTGCGACGAGGCTATCACACGCGAGCATGAGGAGCGGCTGATCCGCAGCCTCTATGACTTCAAGCGGGTACGCACCCGCGGGGACGAGGGGATCTTCGTCACCCAGCAGCACGAGGCGGCGATCCGTCACCTCTTCCGCCTCTCCTCGGGCCTCGAGTCCATGGTGCAGGGCGAGACGCAGATCCTCGGGCAACTCAAGGACGCCTTCCGTCGCGCCAAGGACCAGGAGCAGACGACCTCCTTCCTGACGCGCCTCATGCATAAGGCCTTCGAGACGGCCAAGGGGGTGCGCTCGCAGTACCTCGTCTCGGCGACGCCTATCTCGGCAGGGGCTGCCGCGGTGGACTTCCTCGCCAGGCGTGATCCTGGCTACCTGCAGCGCCCCATCCTCATCCTAGGGGCGGGGCAGATGGCCGAGGTCATCACCGAGCGCCTGCAGCAGCTCGGGGCGGTCCACATACACCTCTACAATAGGACGAAGGAGCGCGGGGAGGTCTTCGCGCGGCGCCATGGCCTGGAGCGCCTCTTCTCGGGCGATCAGCTCCGAGAGGCCCTGGCGGGGGCTGCGGTGACCTTCGTCGCGACCTCCTCCCAGAGCCCTATCGTCACGGAGGAGCTCCTCGGCGAGAGCTCGGGACGACGTACCTTCTTCGACATGGCCGTCCCGCGCAATGTCGACCCTGCCATTGACGAAGATCACTCCATTAGGCTCTACACCATCGATGACCTACGTGGGGCACAGCTCCTAGAGGCCCAAGACCCCGAGGCGGCCGCAGCCCTCTCGGCCTACATCGATACGATGATCTCGGAGTACATCACCTGGTGCGAAGCCTCCGAGGTGCGTAAGGTCATCGGTCGCATCCAGGAGACCTCGCAGCAGCTCCTTATGCGTGAGCTCAGCCGTCTACCCAGCGAACTCCCTGAGGAGCATCGCCAGCTCGTCGCCCACTGGGATGAGCACCTGCGCATCACCTATACTACGGCCATCGTCTCTGCCCTGCGCGAGCTCAGCGAAGAGGCGGGCCACAGCCGCTATGCCTCGGCACTACATCACATCTTCACCCATATACAGGACAAGCTCCATGACGAAGCCTAG
- a CDS encoding ATP-binding cassette domain-containing protein yields MSHTRFCSWRPSLRLEQALLLGALALVVLTLYLEHWGLRCLLLAGYLAALYTCYRGSRLQLTRRLSLLLLVLALSILPIALERGDASTLYWDWGGWGIGYAGLRQALSTGLRSFSSALILLALLQLLPLYRLYSVLRSLGVPQLFIELVELTYRYIFVLEETTTQIRRAQLSRLGYQGGLSAQIADSTLLLSRTFILSQVEADKLYLGLQSRGYEDEPAAPSAPSTTPLVLELRGLGYRYEEAEEALKSLDLEIKRGASIALLGHNGAGKSTLFLLLSGLLEGWSGELLLEGQLVPSKERSLLRRRIALVLQNSNYQLFTPSVEDELRYGLRKLGLAEAALEQRLEELLERYELRPLRHRAPHELSEGQRKWLALVAVLSTDPEVILLDEPTAALDAVYTRRVLGLLEELRAAGKTLIVSTHDMELAYQLAEEVILLERGELRTHRAAAAFWQDEALLQQVGLAQPWAFKVAQSAPRPAAFVTERERKDSEYSLPVFLHAPSYPILVVGGGKGAWRKAQSLLERRIPLRILAPSLCPELAEAVAAGLCNWEEGRYRGIEDLRGAQLVLLALGDRAREAELARELEAAGRLYACLSDPLLGSVQLGATLQREGLTLSLRSDYRLPELTQALKAHWGAQLPEGLASELQQLSELRRAAHRLEEGEAAAEARAAYEAGKEKLFAQLRLR; encoded by the coding sequence ATGAGTCATACACGCTTTTGCTCCTGGCGTCCCAGCCTGAGGCTAGAGCAAGCACTCCTCCTCGGGGCGCTTGCTCTCGTCGTGCTGACGCTCTACCTCGAGCACTGGGGGCTACGCTGCCTCCTTCTGGCGGGCTACCTCGCCGCCCTCTATACCTGCTACCGCGGCTCGCGGCTGCAGCTGACGCGGCGCCTCAGCCTCCTGCTCCTGGTCCTCGCCCTCTCCATCCTCCCCATCGCTCTCGAGCGTGGGGATGCGAGCACGCTCTACTGGGACTGGGGCGGCTGGGGAATAGGCTATGCGGGGCTAAGGCAAGCCCTCAGCACGGGGCTGCGTAGCTTCAGCTCCGCCCTCATCCTGCTGGCGCTTCTGCAGCTCCTGCCCCTCTACCGCCTCTACAGCGTGCTGCGCAGCCTCGGCGTGCCGCAGCTCTTCATCGAGCTAGTGGAGCTGACCTACCGCTATATCTTCGTCCTCGAGGAGACGACGACGCAGATACGGCGCGCGCAGCTCAGTCGCCTCGGCTATCAGGGCGGGCTCTCCGCGCAGATCGCCGACAGCACGCTGCTCCTCTCCCGCACCTTCATCCTCTCGCAGGTAGAGGCCGACAAGCTCTACCTAGGCCTGCAGAGCCGCGGCTATGAGGATGAGCCCGCAGCACCCTCCGCACCCTCTACGACGCCGCTTGTGCTCGAGCTGCGCGGGCTCGGCTACCGCTATGAGGAGGCCGAGGAGGCGCTCAAGAGCCTCGACCTAGAGATCAAGCGAGGGGCGAGCATCGCCCTCTTGGGGCATAATGGCGCGGGGAAGTCCACGCTCTTCCTCCTGCTCTCGGGCCTCCTCGAGGGCTGGTCGGGCGAGCTTCTCCTAGAGGGGCAGCTCGTCCCATCCAAGGAGCGCAGCCTCCTGCGCCGACGCATCGCCCTCGTGCTGCAGAACTCCAACTACCAGCTTTTCACCCCCTCCGTGGAGGACGAGCTGCGCTACGGCCTGCGCAAGCTAGGCCTCGCCGAAGCTGCCCTCGAGCAGCGCCTCGAGGAGCTCCTAGAGCGCTACGAGCTCCGTCCACTCCGTCACCGTGCTCCACACGAGCTCAGCGAGGGGCAGCGCAAGTGGCTCGCACTCGTCGCAGTCCTCTCGACCGATCCTGAGGTCATCCTCCTGGACGAGCCGACGGCCGCCCTCGACGCCGTCTATACGCGCCGTGTCCTCGGGCTCCTCGAGGAGCTGAGGGCAGCGGGCAAGACCCTCATCGTCTCCACGCACGACATGGAGCTCGCCTATCAGCTGGCGGAGGAAGTTATCCTCCTCGAGCGCGGCGAGCTACGTACGCACCGTGCGGCCGCTGCCTTCTGGCAGGACGAGGCGCTCCTGCAGCAGGTAGGGCTCGCCCAGCCCTGGGCCTTCAAGGTAGCGCAGTCCGCTCCGCGCCCTGCTGCCTTTGTCACTGAGCGCGAGCGCAAGGACAGTGAGTACAGCCTGCCCGTATTCCTGCACGCCCCGTCTTATCCTATCTTGGTCGTCGGGGGAGGCAAGGGTGCTTGGCGCAAGGCTCAGAGCCTCCTGGAGCGCCGCATCCCGCTGCGTATCCTCGCCCCGAGCCTCTGCCCCGAGCTGGCGGAGGCGGTTGCCGCGGGGCTATGCAACTGGGAGGAAGGGCGCTACCGAGGGATCGAAGACCTCAGAGGGGCGCAGCTCGTTCTCCTGGCACTCGGTGATCGAGCACGTGAGGCAGAGCTGGCACGCGAGCTGGAGGCAGCGGGCAGACTCTATGCCTGCCTCAGTGATCCACTCCTAGGGTCGGTGCAGCTGGGTGCTACCCTGCAGCGCGAGGGGCTTACCCTCAGCTTGCGTAGCGACTACCGCCTACCCGAGCTGACGCAGGCGCTCAAGGCGCACTGGGGCGCACAGCTCCCCGAGGGCCTCGCCAGCGAGCTGCAGCAGCTCAGCGAGCTACGCCGCGCCGCGCACCGCCTAGAGGAGGGGGAGGCCGCCGCCGAGGCCCGTGCGGCCTACGAGGCTGGCAAAGAGAAACTATTCGCACAGCTAAGGCTACGATGA
- a CDS encoding energy-coupling factor ABC transporter permease, which yields MLRRIYLLALAAVLALQPASAMHIMEGFLPLRWCLLWLLISLPFVLLSYRYVARQIKATPRMRSTFALSAAFVFILSALKMPSVAGSSSHLTGTTFGTLAVGPMALPLVGTIVLLFQALLLAHGGISTLGANIFSLSIAGPFVAYALYRGLGRLGLGQRLTIFVATFCGSMATYIATSFQLALAYPDPVGGILGAAWKFLGIFAITQVPLSILEGVMTVLVIGLLAQSGQSLLLQQSPAAPRRSGVRRPQLILLGVLGLVCLALPILTNFFDIGTGTDDQAGEMIGQIAPHFQEQPFWEGFDPGDGEAYLFALQVAIGIALFVWGLRKYLHSRKQEEA from the coding sequence ATGCTTAGACGTATCTATCTACTGGCGCTGGCAGCAGTCCTCGCACTGCAGCCAGCCTCGGCCATGCATATTATGGAGGGCTTCCTGCCGCTGAGGTGGTGCCTCCTGTGGCTTCTCATCTCGCTGCCCTTTGTCCTGCTCAGCTACCGCTACGTAGCGCGGCAGATCAAGGCTACGCCCCGCATGCGCAGCACCTTCGCCCTCTCGGCCGCCTTTGTCTTCATCCTCTCGGCGCTCAAGATGCCCTCCGTCGCGGGGAGCAGCTCTCACCTGACGGGGACGACCTTTGGGACACTCGCTGTTGGCCCCATGGCCCTGCCGCTGGTGGGGACGATCGTCCTGCTCTTCCAGGCGCTACTGCTGGCCCACGGCGGTATCAGCACCCTCGGGGCGAATATCTTCTCCCTCTCCATCGCGGGGCCCTTCGTCGCCTACGCCCTCTACCGCGGCCTCGGTCGTCTAGGACTCGGGCAGCGCCTTACCATCTTTGTCGCTACCTTCTGCGGCTCGATGGCGACCTATATCGCTACCTCCTTCCAGCTGGCACTAGCCTATCCCGATCCCGTCGGGGGTATCCTCGGGGCGGCGTGGAAGTTCCTCGGTATCTTCGCCATCACGCAGGTCCCGCTCTCCATCCTCGAGGGGGTGATGACGGTGCTCGTCATCGGGCTGCTAGCTCAGAGTGGGCAGTCCCTACTCCTACAGCAGTCGCCAGCAGCGCCTAGACGTAGCGGTGTACGCCGCCCGCAGCTGATCCTCCTCGGGGTCCTCGGGCTCGTCTGCTTGGCGCTGCCGATCCTGACGAACTTCTTCGACATCGGCACCGGGACGGACGACCAGGCTGGGGAGATGATCGGGCAGATCGCGCCCCACTTCCAGGAGCAGCCCTTCTGGGAGGGCTTCGACCCCGGGGACGGTGAGGCCTACCTCTTCGCCCTGCAGGTCGCTATCGGTATCGCGCTCTTCGTCTGGGGGCTGAGGAAGTACCTACATAGTCGTAAGCAGGAGGAGGCCTAG